The following coding sequences are from one Raphanus sativus cultivar WK10039 unplaced genomic scaffold, ASM80110v3 Scaffold0096, whole genome shotgun sequence window:
- the LOC108812894 gene encoding T-complex protein 1 subunit eta: MASMMQPQIILLKEGTDTSQGKAQLLSNINAVTAVGDVVRTTLGPRGMDKLIHDDKGSVTISNDGATIMKLLDIVHPAAKILVDIAKSQDSEVGDGTTTVVLLAAEFLKEAKPFVEDGVHSQNLIRSYRTASTLAIEKVKELAVSIEGKSVEEKKGLLAKCAATTLSSKLIGGEKEFFATMVVDAVMAIGDDDRLNLIGIKKVPGGNMRDSFLVDGVAFKKTFSYAGFEQQPKKFLNPNILLLNIELELKSEKENAEIRLSDPSQYQSIVDAEWNIIYDKLDKCVESGAKVVLSRLAIGDLATQYFADRDIFCAGRVAEEDLNRVAAAAGGTVQTSVNNIIPEVLGTCEIFEEKQVGGERFNIFSGCPSGRTATIVLRGGADQFIEEAERSLHDAIMIVRRAVKNSTVVPGGGAIDMEISKYLRQHSRTIAGKSQLFINSYAKALEVIPRQLCDNAGFDATDVLNKLRQKHAMQSGEGAPYGVDINTGGIADSFANFVWEPAVVKINAINAATEAACLILSVDETVKNPKSESAQGDAAGAMGRGRGGGRGRGMRRR; encoded by the exons ATGGCGTCGATGATG CAACCGCAGATCATCCTGCTGAAGGAAGGCACAGACACTTCTCAGGGGAAAGCGCAGCTGCTCAGCAACATCAACGCCGTCACGGCCGTCGGCGACGTGGTTCGAACCACGCTCGGGCCGCGAGGGATGGACAAGCTCATCCACGACGATAAGGGATCCGTCACCATTTCCAACGACGGCGCTACCATCATGAAGCTCCTCGACATCGTTCACCCCGCCGCTAAGATTCTCGTTGACATCGCCAAATCTCAGGATTCGGAG GTTGGTGATGGGACGACTACAGTGGTTCTTCTAGCAGCGGAGTTTTTGAAGGAGGCTAAGCCGTTTGTTGAGGATGGTGTACACTCTCAGAATCTGATTAGGAGCTATCGTACTGCGAGCACTTTG GCGATTGAGAAGGTGAAAGAACTCGCTGTTAGTATTGAGGGGAAGAGTGTGGAGGAGAAAAAAGGTCTGTTGGCTAAATGTGCTGCAACCACTCTTTCCTCTAAGCTTATCGGTGGAGAGAAGGAGTTTTTCGCTACTATGGTTGTTGATGCTGTTATGGCTATTGGGGATGACGACAGGCTTAATTTGATTGGGatcaaaaag GTTCCTGGTGGTAATATGCGAGACTCTTTCCTAGTTGATGGTGTGGCTTTCAAAAAGACATTCTCATATGCGGGTTTTGAACAGCAGCCAAAGAAGTTTCTTAACCCCAATATCCTCCTGCTTAACATCGAGTTGGAGTTGAAATCTGAGAAGGAAAACGCTGAGATTAG GCTGTCGGATCCGTCACAGTACCAGTCAATAGTCGATGCAGAATGGAATATCATTTATGACAAGCTAGACAAATGTGTCGAAAGTGGAGCCAAAGTTGTTCTTTCTCGATTGGCTATTGGTGATCTAGCTACTCAG TACTTTGCAGATCGTGATATCTTCTGCGCTGGCCGTGTAGCAGAAGAAGATCTTAATCGCGTGGCTGCTGCGGCTGGAGGAACAGTTCAGACGAGTGTTAACAATATAATACCCGAG GTTCTCGGAACTTGTGAGATATTTGAGGAAAAACAAGTTGGTGGGGAGAGGTTTAACATATTCAGTGGTTGCCCTTCAGGGCGTACAGCAACTATTGTCCTCCGTGGTGGAGCTGATCAG TTCATCGAAGAAGCTGAGCGGAGTTTACATGATGCGATTATGATTGTGAGAAGAGCTGTGAAGAACTCAACTGTTGTTCCTGGAGGTGGAGCTATAGAT ATGGAGATAAGCAAGTACCTGAGGCAGCATTCACGAACAATTGCCGGGAAGTCTCAGCTTTTCATCAACTCGTATGCAAAGGCCCTGGAG GTTATTCCACGACAATTATGTGACAATGCTGGATTTGATGCGACTGATGTCCTGAATAAGTTAAGACAAAAACACGCCATGCAAAGCG GTGAAGGAGCTCCATATGGGGTGGACATTAACACTGGTGGAATAGCTGATTCATTTGCTAACTTCGTCTGGGAGCCAGCAGTTGTAAAG ATTAATGCTATAAACGCTGCGACTGAAGCAGCTTGCCTTATCCTTAGTGTGGATGAAACTGTGAAGAACCCAAAA TCTGAGAGCGCACAGGGAGATGCCGCAGGTGCTATGGGAAGAGGACGCGGTGGAGGTCGTGGCCGTGGTATGAGAAGGCGATAA
- the LOC108812895 gene encoding E3 ubiquitin-protein ligase PUB24 produces MDHVDEEIEIPNYFLCPISLEIMEDPVTAVTGITYDRQSIVQWLEKVPSCPVTKQPLHLDSDLTPNHTLRRLVQHWCVENAMRGIVEIPTPRAPPGKLNVVDEIKNLKKFGVEALGREDTLKKLEVLAMEGERNRRMMCEAGVHRSLILFIVKCTREEEEEGQRRIKEQLDESLRLLHLIGVPLNDARALLIDNDKILESLTLILHQQDFINKAYTIVLLRNLTGNASSHIVERFDAEVFKGIIGFLKEVVSSFSLTNPSVTATSQPSSSNVRSKLDRSLVIKRGVTAALMILLETSSWSRNRTVLVDLGAVSQLIELEISYSGEKRTTELVLGILSRLCCCADGRAEMLAHGGGIAIVTKRVLWVSTAADDRALSILSTLSKFSPENAVVEEMVCVGTVEKLRSFLRVDCGLGLKEKAKEILRDHFDEWKKFPCIDIPLLTKLLNS; encoded by the exons atgGATCATGTAGATGAAGAGATCGAGATCCCTAACTACTTTCTCTGCCCTATTTCACTAGAGATAATGGAAGATCCAGTCACGGCCGTTACTGGCATCACATACGACCGTCAAAGCATCGTTCAATGGCTAGAGAAGGTCCCATCTTGTCCCGTGACGAAGCAGCCTCTACATTTAGACTCCGATCTTACGCCTAACCACACGCTTCGCCGTCTGGTACAACACTGGTGCGTCGAGAATGCGATGCGTGGCATTGTCGAAATCCCTACGCCTAGAGCTCCTCCGGGAAAGCTTAACGTCGTCGACGAGATCAAGAATCTCAAAAAGTTTGGAGTAGAAG CCTTAGGAAGAGAAGATACGTTGAAGAAGCTTGAAGTTTTAGCTATGGAGGGAGAGAGAAACAGGAGGATGATGTGTGAAGCAGGCGTACATAGgtctttgatcttgttcattgtCAAGTGTACtcgtgaagaagaagaggagggaCAACGTCGTATCAAAGAACAGCTAGATGAGTCTCTGCGTCTTCTACACTTGATCGGTGTTCCATTAAACGACGCAAGAGCACTCTTGATCGACAACGATAAAATCTTGGAATCGTTGACTTTGATCTTACACCAACAAGACTTCATCAACAAGGCTTACACGATCGTGCTCTTGAGGAATCTAACGGGAAATGCTTCCTCTCATATCGTCGAGAGGTTCGACGCCGAGGTTTTCAAAGGGATCATAGGTTTTCTCAAGGAAGTAGTAAGTAGTTTCAGTCTCACTAACCCTAGCGTGACGGCTACGTCACAACCATCAAGTTCAAACGTGAGGTCAAAACTTGATCGTAGCTTGGTTATCAAACGAGGTGTGACTGCTGCGCTGATGATTCTTCTAGAGACCTCTTCTTGGAGCCGGAATCGAACCGTCCTGGTGGATCTCGGCGCGGTTTCCCAACTCATCGAACTCGAAATAAGCTACAGCGGGGAGAAGAGAACCACTGAACTTGTGTTGGGAATCTTGTCTCGTCTATGTTGTTGTGCGGATGGTAGAGCCGAGATGCTTGCTCATGGAGGCGGGATTGCGATCGTGACAAAACGGGTGTTATGGGTTTCGACTGCAGCAGACGATAGAGCTCTCTCTATCCTAAGCACGTTGTCCAAATTCTCCCCGGAGAACGCGGTGGTGGAAGAGATGGTTTGTGTCGGGACGGTGGAGAAGCTTCGTTCTTTCTTGAGAGTTGACTGTGGTTTGGGTTTGAAAGAGAAAGCGAAAGAGATACTTAGAGATCACTTTGATGAGTGGAAGAAGTTTCCGTGCATTGATATACCTCTACTTACTAAGCTTCTAAACTCTTAA
- the LOC108810453 gene encoding myosin-binding protein 7-like: MESSSSSSSSPSRDLTKCCDCVCHSSIKRRHDESETNNNQSSNPKVHIENECELLRQTVTSQQQSIQDLCDELEKERNAASSAADESMSVMQRLQHDKAELQMEIRQYKLYAGERMEHDLGEISALEELVDQREQTILALECEAQGYKHRMMSYGIMDGEAVDVVGGLISPDDYEYEYPSLKCNNINENQNLLEVDDIYVVADDDENYPPADSPRGRVHLRSLDQRISQMEETNPNPSLVGQSPRPRRQLRHFRDEAFVESPRSERCISKKVEHVSSYTENDDDDAGKGGSLDVGDEMSDRVYTIDSGHGHGHHSGVTEQKLEAETSVVNNVVVQHGDPDITKLYMRLQALEADRESMKEALLSMRTEKAQMVLLKELAQHLSKEVVPQRRLPASTAGTLTFTPVFKWITSFVSWRRKARRSKYMYGLSVNNMGLQVVLEKVPRSRNWRCLRSTQV; the protein is encoded by the exons ATGGagtcctcatcatcatcatcatcatctccgtCCAGAGATCTAACCAAATGCTGCGACTGTGTATGCCATTCTTCTATCAAGAGGAGACACGACGAATCAGAGACTAATAACAACCAATCCTCCAATCCCAAAGTCCACATCGAGAACGAATGCGAACTGCTCCGCCAAACCGTCACGAGCCAACAGCAATCGATCCAGGACCTCTGCGACGAGCTCGAGAAAGAGCGGAACGCGGCTTCCTCGGCCGCTGACGAGTCGATGAGCGTGATGCAGAGGCTGCAGCACGACAAGGCCGAGCTTCAGATGGAGATCAGGCAGTACAAGCTCTACGCTGGGGAGAGGATGGAGCACGATCTCGGGGAGATTTCGGCGTTGGAAGAGTTGGTTGATCAAAGAGAGCAGACGATCTTGGCTCTCGAGTGCGAAGCTCAGGGCTATAAGCATAGGATGATGAGCTATGGGATCATGGACGGAGAAGCTGTTGATGTTGTTGGTGGTTTGATTAGTCCTGATGATTATGAGTATGAGTATCCTTCTTTGAAGTgtaataatataaatgagaatcaaaatcttttagaggttgatgatatctatgttgttgctgatgatgatgagaacTATCCACCGGCCGATTCGCCGCGTGGCAGAGTGCATTTGAGGAGTTTGGATCAGAGGATTAGCCAGATGGAGGAGACTAATCCTAATCCTAGCTTGGTTGGTCAGAGTCCTAGGCCTCGTCGTCAACTACGACATTTCAGAGATGAAGCTTTTGTTGAATCGCCTAGGTCTGAAAGATGCATCTCTAAGAAAGTGGAACATGTCTCATCGTATAcagagaatgatgatgatgatgctggtAAAGGTGGCTCGTTGGACGTAGGAGATGAGATGAGTGATAGAGTTTATACTATTGACTCTGGCCATGGCCATGGCCATCATAGTGGTGTAACTGAACAGAAGCTAGAGGCTGAAACTTCCGTTGTTAACAATGTGGTGGTTCAACATGGTGATCCTGATATAACGAAACTATACATGAGGCTACAGGCGCTGGAGGCTGACAGGGAATCTATGAAAGAAGCGCTTCTTTCTATGAGGACGGAGAAGGCTCAGATGGTACTGTTGAAAGAACTCGCTCAGCATTTGTCGAAGGAAGTTGTCCCTCAACGGAGGTTGCCAGCATCCACTGCTGGGACATTGACTTTTACGCCAGTCTTTAAG TGGATCACATCTTTTGTTTCCTGGAGAAGAAAGGCTCGTCGAAGCAA GTATATGTATGGGTTGTCAGTAAATAACATGGGCCTGCAAGTGGTTCTAGAAAAGGTCCCTCGATCACGGAATTGGCGATGTCTCAGGAGCACGCAAGTGTGA
- the LOC108807575 gene encoding uncharacterized protein LOC108807575 translates to MKETSNNRQSLEKTLPPHPHLPKLEPPRGTRVSSEEESTPQEKKFAAIDMMRLIRQSRNAISKRIANLQQKGDVSWKKDLDKSSDVTEFEISGVKLLVKLKSEEGDEIRGRVTFFSRSNCRDSTAVRSFLRERGFDFSEINIDVYTHREEELIERTGGTSQVPQIFFNEKHFGGLTALNSLRNSREFDRRIKELLAEKCRGDAPSPVMYGFDDEEEGEGVGGVDEMVRFVRVLRQKLPIKDRLMKMKIVKNCFSGAEMVEILIHHLDCGRKQAVDIGKRLAKKHFIHHVFGENEFEDGNHYYRFLEHEPFISNCYNFRGSTNDMEPQDAVMVGQKLFKIMTAIVESYSSDDHSRVDYARISQSEEFRRYLNLAQDLQRLNLLELSTDEKLAFFLNLYNAMVIHALIRIGRSDGMIARRSFFTGFQYVVGGYSYSLNSIRNNILRGAHRQSYPFIKPFMRGSTHHELSHQKLNPLVHFGLCDGTKSNPVVRFFTPQGVEAELKRAAREFFQNGGIEVVLDKRVVHLSRIIKWYKEDFSEGKKLLKWIMSYVDANKAGLLTHLLGEDGGGYVHIVYQDYDWSINS, encoded by the exons ATGAAGGAAACCTCAAACAACCGTCAAAGTCTCGAGAAGACTCTCCCGCCTCATCCTCACCTACCCAAACTCGAGCCGCCACGTGGCACTCGCGTCTCGTCCGAAGAAGAATCAACGCCCCAGGAGAAGAAATTCGCCGCCATCGATATGATGAGACTCATCCGTCAAAGCCGTAACGCGATCTCCAAACGCATCGCGAATCTACAACAGAAGGGCGACGTTTCGTGGAAGAAGGATCTCGATAAATCATCGGACGTGACGGAGTTCGAAATCTCCGGAGTAAAGCTTCTCGTGAAGCTGAAAAGCGAAGAAGGAGACGAGATCAGAGGACGAGTCACTTTCTTCTCGAGATCCAACTGCCGAGACTCCACCGCCGTCCGATCGTTTCTCCGGGAGCGAGGATTCGATTTCTCGGAGATCAACATCGACGTGTACACGCACAGAGAGGAGGAGCTGATCGAAAGAACGGGAGGGACCTCTCAGGTGCCTCAGATTTTCTTCAACGAGAAACACTTCGGAGGATTAACGGCGCTGAACTCGCTGCGAAACAGCCGAGAATTCGATCGGAGGATCAAGGAGTTGCTGGCGGAGAAGTGTCGCGGCGATGCGCCGTCGCCGGTGATGTACGGTTTCGACGACGAGGAGGAAGGCGAGGGCGTTGGTGGTGTTGATGAGATGGTGAGGTTCGTTAGGGTTTTGAGGCAGAAGCTGCCGATTAAGGATCggttgatgaagatgaagatcgTCAAAAACTGTTTCTCAGGGGCCGAGATGGTCGAGATATTGATTCATCACTTGGATTGCGGGAGGAAGCAG GCCGTCGACATTGGCAAGAGGCTAGCCAAGAAACACTTTATCCACCATGTATTTGG AGAAAATGAATTCGAAGACGGAAACCATTACTACCGTTTCCTTGAGCACGAGCCATTTATTTCAAACTGTTATAATTTTAGAGGCTCTACAAATGACATGGAACCCCAAGATGCAGTCATGGTTGGTCAGAAGCTATTCAAAATCATGACTGCTATCGTCGAGTCTTATTCATCTGATGACCATTCTCGCGTTGATTACGCTAGAATCAGTCAGAGTGAAGAATTTCGAAG GTACTTGAATTTGGCTCAAGATCTACAACGGTTGAATCTTCTCGAACTTTCAACAGACGAGAAACTAGCATTTTTCTTGAACTTGTACAACGCAATGGTGATCCATGCTTTGATCAGAATCGGACGTTCCGATGGAATGATTGCAAGAAGATCCTTCTTCACCGGTTTTCAGTACGTTGTAGGAGGCTACTCTTATTCTCTTAACTCCATAAGAAACAACATCCTCCGAGGCGCTCATAGACAGTCGTATCCATTTATTAAACCGTTTATGAGAGGCAGCACACATCATGAG CTTAGTCATCAAAAACTGAATCCATTAGTACATTTTGGGCTTTGTGATGGGACCAAATCCAATCCAGTGGTGAGGTTTTTCACACCGCAAGGAGTTGAAGCTGAGCTCAAACGAGCAGCTAGAGAATTTTTCCAAAACGGTGGAATTGAAGTTGTCTTGGACAAGAGAGTCGTTCATCTATCAAGAATCATCAAGTG GTATAAGGAGGATTTTAGTGAAGGGAAAAAATTGTTGAAGTGGATAATGAGTTATGTAGATGCAAACAAAGCAGGTCTTTTAACCCATCTCCTCGGTGAGGATGGAGGAGGTTATGTTCACATCGTCTACCAAGACTATGATTGGTCTATCAACAGTTGA
- the LOC130501093 gene encoding uncharacterized protein LOC130501093, producing MNNLLWSKGLFLRLYGYRVVFSVSDITGIAGFVGFDKEIAKVTHVLASEAAQIVEGAADPEAAVHQTVVPGSDSIDARSSNVAEQATTSDGRLAGLQAAAEGLDQESAPKKACVE from the exons ATGAACAA TCTACTTTGGTCCAAGGGTCTGTTCCTGCGTCTCTACGGGTATCGGGTCGTTTTTTCTGTGTCAGACATCACTGGCATAGCTGGTTTTGTTGGCTTCGATAAAGAGATTGCTAAGGTGACTCATGTTTTGGCATCAGAAGCTGCACAAATTGTG GAAGGTGCAGCGGACCCTGAAGCAGCGGTACATCAGACTGTTGTTCCAGGATCTGATTCTATAGATGCAAGGTCAAGCAATGTCGCAGAGCAAGCAACCACCTCTGATGGTCGTCTTGCGGGGCTTCAAGCAGCCGCTGAAGGACTTGATCAGGAGAGTGCACCGAAGAAAGCATGTGTGGAATGA